In Glycine max cultivar Williams 82 chromosome 7, Glycine_max_v4.0, whole genome shotgun sequence, a single window of DNA contains:
- the LOC100810104 gene encoding glycine-rich RNA-binding protein 4, mitochondrial isoform X2, translating to MKKCVAFLATTIWKRFHVSPPQTQCRFYCSPPSHASSNKLFVGGLSWSVDHKSLKEAFSSFGDVTEDSGRSRGFGFVIFSNEDDAKCAKDAMDGKALLGRPLRINFALEKARGVPVVVPRLSDIGHVNRH from the exons ATGAAGAAGTGTGTGGCGTTTCTTGCCACAACCATTTGGAAAAGGTTCCACGTTTCTCCTCCTCAAACTCAATGTCGATTCTACTGTTCTCCCCCCTCTCATGCTTCCTCCAACAAGCTCTTTGTGGGAg GGTTGTCATGGTCAGTGGACCACAAGTCCCTCAAAGAGGCTTTCTCTTCCTTCGGGGACGTCACTgaag ACAGTGGCAGGTCTAGAGGCTTTGGATTTGTCATTTTTTCAAATGAAGATGATGCTAAATGTGCAAAGGATGCAATGGATGGAAAG GCACTGTTGGGTAGACCATTGAGGATAAATTTTGCTCTTGAGAAGGCCCGTGGTGTACCTGTTGTAGTTCCTCGACTTTCAGATATTGGACATGTGAATAGGCActaa
- the LOC100779794 gene encoding 40S ribosomal protein S16: MSQPQPQSQPQHGQAALEQVQCFGRKKTAVAVTYCKRGRGLIKINGCPIELVEPEILRFKAFEPILLLGKSRFAGVDMRIRVKGGGHTSQIYAIRQSIAKALVAFYQKYVDEQSKKEIKDILVRYDRTLLVADPRRCEPKKFGGRGARARFQKSYR, translated from the coding sequence ATGTCGCAGCCGCAGCCTCAGTCGCAGCCGCAACACGGGCAAGCGGCGCTGGAGCAGGTGCAGTGCTTCGGTCGCAAGAAGACGGCGGTGGCCGTGACCTACTGCAAGCGCGGGCGCGGCCTCATCAAGATCAACGGCTGCCCCATCGAGCTCGTCGAGCCGGAGATCCTCCGCTTTAAGGCCTTCGAGCCCATCCTCCTGTTGGGAAAGAGCCGCTTCGCCGGCGTCGACATGCGCATCCGCGTCAAGGGCGGCGGCCACACCTCCCAGATCTACGCCATTCGCCAGAGCATCGCCAAGGCGCTCGTCGCGTTCTACCAGAAGTACGTTGATGAACAGAGTAAGAAGGAGATCAAGGACATTCTGGTGAGGTACGATCGTACCTTGCTCGTCGCGGATCCCAGGCGCTGCGAGCCCAAGAAGTTTGGTGGGCGTGGCGCACGTGCGAGGTTCCAGAAGTCTTACCGTTGA
- the LOC100810104 gene encoding glycine-rich RNA-binding protein 4, mitochondrial isoform X1 translates to MKKCVAFLATTIWKRFHVSPPQTQCRFYCSPPSHASSNKLFVGGLSWSVDHKSLKEAFSSFGDVTEVTIVYDKDSGRSRGFGFVIFSNEDDAKCAKDAMDGKALLGRPLRINFALEKARGVPVVVPRLSDIGHVNRH, encoded by the exons ATGAAGAAGTGTGTGGCGTTTCTTGCCACAACCATTTGGAAAAGGTTCCACGTTTCTCCTCCTCAAACTCAATGTCGATTCTACTGTTCTCCCCCCTCTCATGCTTCCTCCAACAAGCTCTTTGTGGGAg GGTTGTCATGGTCAGTGGACCACAAGTCCCTCAAAGAGGCTTTCTCTTCCTTCGGGGACGTCACTgaag TGACGATAGTGTATGATAAAGACAGTGGCAGGTCTAGAGGCTTTGGATTTGTCATTTTTTCAAATGAAGATGATGCTAAATGTGCAAAGGATGCAATGGATGGAAAG GCACTGTTGGGTAGACCATTGAGGATAAATTTTGCTCTTGAGAAGGCCCGTGGTGTACCTGTTGTAGTTCCTCGACTTTCAGATATTGGACATGTGAATAGGCActaa